The following proteins are co-located in the Paraburkholderia phytofirmans PsJN genome:
- a CDS encoding tryptophan--tRNA ligase: MFPDRIFSGMRPTGSLHLGHYHGVLKNWVRLQSEYPCFFCVVDWHALTTHYETPEVIEKNVWDVLIDWLASGIDPAQATLFIQSKVPEHAELALLLGMSTPLGWLERVPTYKEQQEKLKDKDLSTYGFLGYPVLMAADILLYRGSLVPVGEDQVPHVEMTREIARRFNYLYGREPGFEEKASDAAKKLGGKRAKLYHELRNAYQQEGDDEALEQARAMLQESQSLSMNDRERLFGYLEGSRKIILVEPQAMLTEASRMPGLDGQKMSKSYGNTIGLREDAETITKKVRTMPTDPARVRRTDPGDPDKCPVWQLHQVYTDEATHEWVQKGCRTAGIGCLECKQPVIEGILREQQPMLERAQKYMDDPSLLRAIVADGCDKARKFATETMRDVREAMGLSYN, from the coding sequence ATGTTCCCAGACCGTATCTTCTCCGGCATGCGGCCCACCGGGTCGTTGCACCTCGGCCACTATCACGGCGTGCTGAAAAACTGGGTGCGGCTGCAGTCCGAATACCCGTGTTTCTTCTGTGTGGTCGACTGGCACGCGCTGACGACGCACTACGAAACGCCCGAAGTGATCGAGAAGAACGTCTGGGACGTGCTGATCGACTGGCTGGCCTCCGGCATCGATCCGGCGCAGGCCACGCTGTTCATTCAGAGCAAGGTGCCCGAGCACGCCGAACTGGCGCTGCTGCTCGGCATGAGCACGCCGCTCGGCTGGCTCGAACGTGTGCCGACCTACAAGGAGCAGCAGGAGAAGCTGAAGGATAAGGATCTGTCCACTTACGGCTTCCTCGGTTATCCCGTGCTGATGGCGGCGGACATTTTGTTGTATCGCGGCTCGCTCGTGCCGGTTGGTGAAGACCAGGTGCCGCACGTCGAAATGACGCGCGAAATCGCGCGCCGTTTCAACTACTTGTACGGCCGCGAACCGGGTTTCGAAGAGAAGGCCAGCGACGCCGCAAAGAAGCTCGGCGGCAAGCGCGCCAAGCTCTATCACGAGTTGCGCAACGCCTACCAGCAGGAGGGCGACGACGAAGCGCTCGAACAGGCGCGTGCCATGTTGCAGGAATCGCAGAGCCTGTCGATGAACGACCGCGAGCGCCTGTTCGGTTACCTCGAAGGTTCGCGCAAGATCATTCTGGTCGAACCGCAGGCCATGTTGACCGAAGCGTCGCGCATGCCGGGTCTCGACGGCCAGAAAATGTCGAAGTCGTATGGCAACACGATCGGCTTGCGCGAAGACGCGGAGACGATCACGAAGAAGGTCCGCACCATGCCGACCGATCCGGCCCGCGTGCGCCGTACCGATCCGGGCGACCCCGACAAGTGCCCGGTGTGGCAGCTTCATCAGGTCTACACGGACGAAGCCACCCACGAATGGGTGCAGAAGGGTTGCCGCACCGCGGGCATTGGCTGCCTCGAGTGCAAACAGCCGGTGATCGAAGGCATTCTGCGCGAACAGCAGCCTATGCTCGAGCGCGCGCAGAAGTACATGGACGATCCGTCGCTGTTGCGCGCGATCGTCGCCGACGGTTGCGACAAGGCCCGCAAGTTCGCCACGGAAACGATGCGTGACGTACGCGAAGCCATGGGGCTCTCATACAACTGA
- a CDS encoding class I SAM-dependent methyltransferase — protein MSTPASCAVHGLGEPSPWVREWAHLVAKGGAVLDVASGAGRHARFFASLGHPVTAIDRDAAALDALRGEPLVTTLQADIEGAAWPLPADAKFAAVVVTNYLHRPLFPQLLHALAPGGVLVYETFAQGNESVGKPSNPAFLLAPGELLDRVRGQLRVVAFQDGFLAQPRPAYVQRICAILEAERSDDPAQAASPPCYELAG, from the coding sequence ATGAGTACTCCCGCTAGCTGTGCCGTGCATGGATTGGGCGAACCGTCGCCGTGGGTGCGCGAATGGGCGCATCTGGTCGCGAAGGGCGGTGCCGTGCTCGATGTCGCGTCCGGCGCGGGAAGGCATGCGCGTTTCTTCGCGTCGCTGGGGCATCCCGTCACCGCCATCGACCGCGACGCGGCGGCGCTCGACGCGCTGCGCGGTGAGCCGCTAGTTACCACGCTCCAGGCCGACATCGAAGGCGCCGCGTGGCCTCTGCCGGCCGACGCGAAATTCGCCGCCGTCGTAGTAACGAACTATCTGCACCGGCCGCTCTTTCCGCAGCTTTTGCACGCGCTCGCGCCCGGCGGCGTACTGGTTTACGAGACCTTCGCGCAAGGAAACGAAAGCGTCGGCAAACCCTCTAATCCGGCGTTTCTGCTGGCGCCCGGCGAGCTTCTCGACCGCGTGCGCGGCCAGCTCCGGGTGGTCGCTTTTCAGGACGGTTTTCTCGCGCAGCCACGCCCGGCCTACGTCCAGCGGATCTGCGCGATTCTGGAGGCGGAGCGCTCAGACGACCCCGCGCAGGCGGCATCTCCGCCTTGTTACGAGTTGGCTGGCTAA
- the bamC gene encoding outer membrane protein assembly factor BamC has translation MKRSALSLHATRMAALALALTTLAGCDTLNDWFASDRVNYKGAGSAPPLAVPNDLSTTKTDERYVAPPANLALGGAQTRAVTAAGNTTEGQPNAQDPLGMHIERDGDRRWLVVDGRSPDQLWPQLQEFWQENGFALKTDAPATGIMTTDWAENRANIPDDWFRRTVGKVIDFAYSSGTRDSFRTLVSRAPGDTTDISITHSAMEEVLTGQDKTSSRWEERPRDPALEALFLTKLMQKFGLTEAQSKQLLTDARTAVAPATIDQSAGASTLDLPESFDRAWLRVGLALDRTNFTVDNRDRAKGIYYVRYADSMQELKKEGLLGKLFYSGNSSKKPSQEFLVNVRSKGDTVTQVAVLTANGQVDNSSDAQRIVTLLHAQLN, from the coding sequence ATGAAACGTTCCGCACTTTCCCTCCACGCAACCCGCATGGCGGCGCTGGCGCTTGCCCTCACGACGCTCGCCGGCTGTGACACGCTGAACGACTGGTTTGCTTCCGACCGCGTCAACTACAAGGGTGCGGGCAGCGCGCCGCCGCTGGCCGTTCCGAACGATTTGAGCACCACCAAGACCGACGAGCGCTACGTCGCGCCGCCGGCCAATCTGGCGTTGGGCGGCGCGCAGACGCGCGCGGTGACGGCCGCCGGCAATACGACCGAAGGCCAGCCGAACGCGCAGGATCCGCTCGGCATGCATATCGAACGTGACGGCGATCGCCGCTGGCTGGTTGTGGACGGCCGCTCGCCGGATCAGCTCTGGCCGCAGTTGCAGGAGTTCTGGCAGGAAAACGGTTTCGCGCTTAAGACCGACGCGCCGGCCACCGGCATCATGACGACCGACTGGGCTGAAAACCGCGCCAACATTCCGGACGACTGGTTCCGCCGCACGGTCGGCAAGGTCATCGATTTCGCGTATTCGTCGGGCACGCGCGACAGCTTCCGCACGCTCGTCTCGCGTGCGCCGGGCGACACGACCGACATCTCCATCACGCACAGCGCCATGGAAGAAGTGTTGACGGGGCAGGACAAGACGTCGTCGCGTTGGGAAGAGCGCCCGCGCGATCCGGCGCTCGAGGCGCTGTTCCTTACGAAGCTGATGCAGAAGTTCGGCCTGACCGAAGCGCAATCGAAACAACTGCTGACCGACGCGCGTACGGCTGTCGCGCCGGCCACAATCGACCAGAGCGCGGGCGCATCCACGCTCGACCTGCCGGAGTCGTTCGACCGCGCATGGCTGCGCGTGGGCCTCGCACTCGACCGTACCAACTTCACGGTCGACAATCGCGATCGCGCGAAGGGCATCTACTACGTGCGCTACGCGGACTCGATGCAGGAGCTCAAGAAAGAAGGTCTGCTCGGCAAGCTGTTCTACAGCGGCAATTCGTCGAAGAAGCCGAGCCAGGAATTCCTCGTCAACGTGCGCTCGAAGGGCGACACGGTCACGCAGGTGGCGGTGCTGACGGCGAACGGGCAGGTCGACAATTCGTCGGACGCGCAGCGCATCGTGACGCTGCTGCACGCGCAACTGAACTAA
- a CDS encoding MBL fold metallo-hydrolase, translating to MRFASLGSGSEGNALLVEAQSGATTTRVLLDCGFSAKEVERRLTRLGASAEGLDAILITHEHSDHIGSALTLARKWSIPLYMSWGTARAVGADEADVDLQVLWGDEAVAIGDLSILPYTVPHDAREPLQYVLSNGASRLGVLTDVGTSTPHISSVLSGCDALVLECNHDVRMLAGSRYPQSLKARIGGNHGHLNNDAAAEILASLDRSRLRHLVAAHLSQQNNLPELAQAAMAGVLGTAPTEVVVASQDEGFAWLSV from the coding sequence GTGAGGTTCGCCAGTCTCGGTAGCGGCAGTGAAGGCAATGCGCTGCTGGTGGAGGCGCAAAGCGGCGCGACCACCACACGCGTACTGCTCGACTGCGGTTTTTCGGCCAAAGAAGTCGAGCGGCGGCTGACGCGGCTCGGCGCGAGCGCCGAAGGTCTCGACGCAATTCTGATTACACATGAGCATAGCGACCACATTGGCAGCGCGTTGACGCTGGCGCGCAAGTGGTCGATTCCGTTGTACATGAGCTGGGGCACCGCCCGCGCGGTGGGCGCCGATGAGGCCGACGTCGACCTGCAGGTGCTGTGGGGCGACGAAGCGGTCGCGATCGGCGACCTCAGCATTCTTCCCTATACCGTTCCGCACGACGCCCGTGAGCCGCTGCAATACGTGCTCTCGAACGGCGCGAGCCGGCTGGGCGTACTAACGGATGTCGGCACGTCCACGCCGCATATCAGCTCGGTGCTGAGCGGCTGCGACGCGCTGGTGCTCGAATGCAATCACGACGTGCGGATGCTGGCGGGCAGCCGCTATCCGCAATCGCTGAAGGCGCGCATCGGCGGCAATCATGGGCATTTGAACAACGACGCGGCGGCTGAAATTCTCGCTTCGCTCGACCGTTCGCGATTGCGCCATCTGGTTGCCGCGCATCTGAGCCAGCAGAACAATTTGCCTGAATTGGCGCAGGCCGCCATGGCCGGTGTACTAGGCACGGCGCCGACGGAAGTGGTGGTGGCTTCGCAGGATGAGGGGTTTGCGTGGCTGAGCGTGTGA
- a CDS encoding Bax inhibitor-1/YccA family protein, protein MNDHPYSFGRNGAVSTVETRNRVLRNTYWLLALSMIPTVLGAWVGLTTGFSLFAATSPAMSMLAFFAIAFGFMFAIQKTKDSAAGVFVLLGFTFFMGLMLSRILSFVLGFSNGPSLIMLAFGGTGVIFASMATIATVSKRDFSGLGKWLFMGVIVLLLASVANVFLHLPALMLTVSVMAIVIFSAYMLFDVQRVVNGGETNYITATLAIYLDLYNVFVNLLALLGIFGGNRN, encoded by the coding sequence ATGAACGATCATCCGTATAGCTTTGGCCGCAATGGCGCGGTCAGCACGGTCGAAACGCGTAACCGCGTGCTACGGAACACCTACTGGCTGCTCGCGCTGTCCATGATTCCGACAGTGCTGGGCGCGTGGGTGGGCCTTACCACTGGCTTCTCGCTGTTCGCCGCCACGAGTCCCGCCATGAGCATGCTGGCGTTCTTCGCGATCGCCTTCGGTTTCATGTTCGCCATCCAGAAGACCAAAGACAGCGCGGCCGGCGTGTTTGTGCTACTCGGCTTCACGTTCTTCATGGGCCTGATGCTTTCGCGCATCCTGAGCTTCGTGCTCGGTTTTTCGAACGGCCCGTCGCTGATCATGCTCGCCTTCGGTGGCACTGGTGTGATCTTCGCGTCGATGGCAACCATCGCCACGGTCAGCAAGCGCGACTTCTCGGGTCTCGGCAAGTGGCTGTTCATGGGCGTGATCGTGCTGCTGCTTGCATCAGTCGCGAACGTGTTCCTGCATTTGCCGGCGCTGATGCTCACGGTGTCGGTCATGGCCATCGTCATCTTCTCGGCCTACATGCTGTTCGACGTCCAGCGCGTCGTGAACGGCGGTGAAACGAATTACATCACTGCTACGCTCGCGATCTACCTGGATCTGTACAACGTGTTCGTCAACCTGCTGGCGCTGCTCGGCATCTTCGGCGGCAATCGCAACTAA
- the rlmN gene encoding 23S rRNA (adenine(2503)-C(2))-methyltransferase RlmN, whose protein sequence is MTSSPTVNLLDLDAQGLVAYCDSLGEKPFRAKQLQRWIHQYNAADFDGMTDLAKSLREKLKGRATISMPGIVSDNISTDGTRKWLIDVGNSNAVETVYIPEETRGTLCVSSQAGCAVNCRFCSTGKQGFSRNLTTAEIIGQLRMAEFALRASRGIDGGRATGGDGKGERVVTNVVMMGMGEPLLNYDAVVPAMRLMLDDNAYGLSRRRVTLSTSGVVPMMDRLGADLPVALAVSLHAPSDPLRDMLVPLNKKYPLRELMAACQRYLKVAPRDFITFEYCMLDGVNDSEAQARELLALTRDVPCKFNLIPFNPFPESGLIRSKPEQIKRFAQVLMDAGVVTTVRKTRGDDIDAACGQLAGAVKDRTRLAERTGKAAKVIEVRAV, encoded by the coding sequence ATGACGAGCAGTCCCACCGTCAACCTTCTCGACCTCGACGCCCAAGGGCTCGTCGCCTACTGCGACAGCCTGGGCGAGAAGCCGTTTCGCGCCAAGCAATTGCAGCGCTGGATTCACCAGTACAACGCTGCCGACTTCGACGGCATGACCGATCTCGCGAAGTCCTTGCGCGAAAAGCTCAAGGGGCGCGCCACGATCTCGATGCCGGGCATCGTCAGCGACAATATTTCTACCGACGGCACACGCAAGTGGCTGATCGACGTCGGCAACAGCAACGCGGTCGAAACCGTCTACATCCCCGAAGAAACGCGTGGCACGCTGTGCGTGTCGTCGCAGGCCGGGTGCGCGGTCAACTGCCGTTTCTGTTCGACCGGCAAACAAGGTTTCTCCCGCAATCTCACCACCGCCGAAATCATCGGCCAGTTGCGCATGGCCGAGTTCGCGCTGCGCGCGTCGCGCGGTATTGATGGCGGCCGCGCCACGGGCGGCGACGGCAAGGGCGAGCGGGTTGTCACGAACGTCGTGATGATGGGCATGGGCGAGCCGCTGCTCAATTACGACGCGGTCGTGCCGGCCATGCGCCTGATGCTCGACGACAACGCCTACGGCCTGTCGCGCCGCCGTGTCACGCTGTCCACCTCGGGCGTCGTGCCCATGATGGACCGGCTCGGCGCCGATCTGCCGGTAGCGCTCGCGGTCTCCTTGCATGCGCCTAGCGATCCGCTGCGCGACATGCTGGTGCCGCTGAACAAGAAGTATCCGCTGCGCGAACTGATGGCGGCTTGCCAGCGCTATCTGAAGGTCGCGCCGCGCGACTTCATTACGTTTGAATATTGCATGCTCGACGGCGTCAATGACAGCGAAGCTCAAGCGCGCGAATTGCTGGCGCTCACGCGTGACGTGCCGTGCAAGTTCAACCTGATTCCGTTCAATCCGTTCCCCGAATCGGGCCTCATCCGCTCGAAGCCGGAACAGATCAAGCGGTTTGCACAAGTGTTGATGGACGCGGGCGTCGTCACCACGGTGCGTAAAACACGCGGCGATGATATCGACGCTGCCTGCGGTCAGTTGGCCGGCGCGGTGAAAGACCGCACCCGGCTCGCTGAGCGCACCGGGAAGGCAGCCAAGGTGATCGAGGTTCGCGCCGTGTAA
- the ndk gene encoding nucleoside-diphosphate kinase gives MAIERTLSIIKPDAVAKNVIGQIYSRFENAGLKIVASRMVHLSRADAEKFYAVHAARPFFKDLVDFMISGPVVVQALEGENAILKHRDLMGATDPKKAEKGTIRADFADSIDANAVHGSDAAETAAVEIAFFFPQVNVYSR, from the coding sequence ATGGCGATCGAACGCACCCTGTCGATTATCAAGCCGGACGCAGTGGCCAAGAACGTGATCGGCCAGATCTACAGCCGTTTCGAAAACGCTGGTCTGAAGATCGTGGCTTCGCGCATGGTTCACCTGTCGCGCGCCGACGCGGAGAAGTTCTACGCTGTGCACGCCGCACGTCCGTTCTTCAAGGACCTGGTCGATTTCATGATCTCGGGCCCGGTGGTCGTGCAAGCGCTGGAAGGCGAAAACGCCATCCTCAAGCACCGTGACCTGATGGGTGCAACGGACCCGAAGAAGGCGGAAAAGGGCACGATCCGCGCCGACTTCGCCGACAGCATCGACGCGAACGCAGTGCACGGTTCCGACGCCGCTGAAACGGCAGCAGTCGAAATCGCGTTCTTCTTCCCGCAAGTGAACGTCTACTCGCGTTAA
- a CDS encoding helix-turn-helix domain-containing protein, whose amino-acid sequence MSEPQHPQPQDTDTNEGHPAPVARAAVQPVVQPAMDSLAAVGARLTQLRESKGWTIDDVSARLKVSVIKLRALESGDISHLPDTTFALGVVRSYAKMLGADPTPFTAALRREKGVPAPDLSMPASSGRDLPRGKVSLSLGGSGQKSRSWLWGVAAVIVAVIALGMWHTNGGDSSAWLARLKASANGAAGGSTGASGAVAQGQSAGSEATAEEAASATDTQAAENAASATPMPAPLATGAAPSSAPAVTAMTAAPKTGSQAPALATAPGASAPAATVTPAAGQSIVALSVKQDSWFSVRGKDGKEVFSGLVHAGDTKTVTGEAPFKVTLGNRAGLDSLTLDGQPVDPSKYAAAKGNVARFALP is encoded by the coding sequence ATGAGTGAGCCGCAGCACCCGCAGCCGCAGGACACAGACACGAACGAAGGCCATCCGGCGCCAGTCGCACGGGCGGCGGTGCAGCCTGTTGTGCAGCCGGCCATGGATTCGTTGGCGGCGGTTGGCGCGCGCTTGACCCAATTGCGTGAATCGAAAGGTTGGACGATCGACGACGTGTCGGCGCGTCTGAAAGTGTCCGTCATCAAGTTGCGCGCGCTCGAATCGGGCGACATCAGCCACTTGCCGGATACGACTTTCGCGCTCGGCGTGGTGCGCAGCTACGCGAAAATGCTCGGTGCGGATCCCACGCCGTTCACGGCGGCACTGCGCCGCGAAAAGGGTGTGCCCGCGCCGGATCTGTCAATGCCGGCCTCGTCGGGTAGGGATTTGCCGCGCGGCAAGGTATCGCTCTCGCTGGGCGGCAGCGGGCAAAAGAGCCGCTCGTGGTTGTGGGGCGTGGCGGCGGTGATCGTCGCGGTGATCGCGCTTGGCATGTGGCATACCAATGGCGGCGATTCGTCGGCCTGGCTGGCGCGCTTGAAAGCGAGCGCGAATGGCGCCGCTGGCGGCTCGACCGGCGCATCGGGCGCGGTGGCGCAGGGCCAGTCGGCAGGTTCGGAAGCGACTGCGGAAGAGGCTGCTTCAGCGACGGACACGCAGGCGGCGGAGAATGCAGCGTCGGCTACGCCGATGCCCGCGCCACTCGCCACGGGTGCGGCACCTTCGTCGGCGCCGGCAGTCACGGCAATGACCGCCGCGCCGAAGACGGGCTCACAAGCACCGGCCCTAGCAACTGCGCCGGGCGCGAGCGCGCCGGCGGCTACGGTGACGCCGGCTGCAGGTCAGTCGATCGTTGCGTTGAGCGTCAAGCAGGATAGCTGGTTCAGCGTGCGTGGCAAAGATGGCAAGGAAGTGTTCTCCGGCCTCGTGCATGCGGGCGATACCAAGACAGTGACGGGCGAAGCGCCGTTCAAGGTCACGCTCGGCAACAGGGCCGGCCTCGACTCGCTGACGCTCGATGGCCAGCCGGTCGATCCGTCGAAATATGCGGCGGCCAAAGGCAACGTGGCGCGTTTCGCGCTGCCTTGA
- the ispG gene encoding flavodoxin-dependent (E)-4-hydroxy-3-methylbut-2-enyl-diphosphate synthase yields the protein MGFSMQSEAQSQSSSKIVSTEPVFGGHAPRRKSHAVDVRWGGQLVTIGGDAPVRVQSMTNTDTADAIGTAIQIKELAQAGSELVRITVNTPEAAAAVPAVREQLDRMGVSVPLVGDFHYNGHLLLRDYPACAESLSKYRINPGNVGHGAKRDTQFAQMIEAAAKYDKPVRIGVNWGSLDQDLLAKMMDENAARATPWEAQSVMYEALIQSAIGSAERAVELGLSRNQIILSCKVSGVQDLIAVYRELARRCDFALHLGLTEAGMGSKGIVASTAALSVLLQQGIGDTIRISLTPEPGASRTGEVIVGQEILQTMGLRSFTPMVIACPGCGRTTSTLFQELASQIQTYLRTQMPVWRDQYPGVEKMHVAVMGCIVNGPGESKQANIGISLPGSGENPAAPVFIDGEKVKTLRGDNIAQEFQQIVSDYVERSYGRATVAN from the coding sequence ATGGGTTTTTCGATGCAATCCGAAGCTCAATCCCAATCCAGTAGCAAGATCGTTTCAACCGAGCCGGTGTTCGGCGGCCACGCACCGCGGCGCAAGTCGCACGCGGTCGACGTCCGTTGGGGCGGCCAGCTCGTTACCATCGGCGGCGACGCACCCGTGCGCGTCCAGTCGATGACCAACACGGACACCGCGGACGCCATCGGCACCGCGATCCAGATCAAGGAACTGGCGCAAGCCGGCTCGGAACTGGTCCGTATTACCGTGAACACGCCGGAAGCAGCCGCGGCGGTGCCGGCCGTGCGCGAGCAGCTCGACCGCATGGGCGTGTCGGTGCCGCTGGTCGGCGACTTCCATTACAACGGCCATTTGCTGTTGCGCGATTACCCCGCGTGCGCGGAGTCGCTGTCCAAGTACCGGATCAATCCGGGCAACGTGGGCCACGGCGCGAAACGCGACACGCAATTCGCGCAGATGATCGAGGCCGCGGCTAAGTACGACAAGCCGGTGCGTATCGGCGTGAACTGGGGCAGTCTCGATCAGGACCTGCTCGCGAAGATGATGGACGAGAACGCCGCGCGTGCCACGCCGTGGGAAGCGCAAAGCGTCATGTACGAAGCGCTCATCCAGTCGGCGATCGGCTCGGCGGAGCGGGCGGTCGAACTCGGCCTGTCGCGCAATCAGATCATTCTGTCGTGCAAGGTCAGCGGCGTGCAGGATCTGATCGCCGTGTACCGCGAACTCGCGCGCCGTTGTGACTTCGCGCTGCATCTCGGCTTGACCGAGGCAGGCATGGGTTCGAAGGGCATCGTGGCGTCGACCGCGGCGTTGTCCGTGTTGCTGCAGCAGGGCATCGGCGACACGATCCGCATTTCGCTCACGCCGGAACCGGGCGCCTCGCGCACCGGCGAAGTGATCGTCGGCCAGGAAATCCTGCAGACCATGGGTCTGCGCTCGTTCACGCCGATGGTGATCGCGTGCCCGGGTTGCGGCCGTACCACCAGCACGTTGTTCCAGGAACTCGCATCGCAAATCCAGACCTATCTGCGCACGCAGATGCCGGTGTGGCGCGATCAGTATCCTGGCGTCGAGAAAATGCACGTCGCGGTGATGGGTTGCATCGTCAACGGTCCGGGCGAGTCGAAGCAGGCGAATATCGGCATCAGCTTGCCGGGCTCGGGCGAGAACCCGGCCGCGCCGGTGTTCATCGACGGCGAGAAGGTCAAGACGCTGCGCGGCGATAACATCGCGCAAGAATTCCAGCAAATCGTGAGTGACTACGTCGAGCGCAGCTATGGCCGCGCCACGGTAGCCAACTAA
- a CDS encoding site-2 protease family protein → MDSSLIQTIAVYALPVIFAITLHEAAHGYVARWLGDNTAYVLGRVSVNPMRHIDPLGTIAIPLLLYFATSGAFMFGYAKPVPVAFGNLRNPRWGSLWVAAAGPACNFVQAVIWGLFGVALAVLNVDEPFFTRMAGAGVGVNLVLGVLNLFPLPPLDGGRVLMALLPPRQSITLSRLEPYGFFIVMALVMTGTLTRYWLNPLVTIGYSAITAILTPLVSLF, encoded by the coding sequence ATGGATTCTTCCCTGATACAGACCATTGCGGTGTACGCGCTGCCGGTGATTTTCGCCATCACGCTGCACGAAGCCGCCCATGGCTACGTCGCGCGCTGGCTTGGCGACAATACCGCCTACGTGCTCGGCCGCGTCTCCGTCAATCCGATGCGGCATATCGATCCGCTCGGCACGATCGCGATTCCCTTGCTGCTGTACTTCGCCACCAGCGGCGCGTTCATGTTCGGCTACGCCAAGCCGGTGCCGGTCGCCTTTGGCAACCTGCGCAATCCGCGCTGGGGCAGCCTGTGGGTTGCGGCGGCGGGTCCGGCCTGCAACTTCGTGCAGGCGGTGATCTGGGGGCTGTTCGGCGTCGCGCTCGCCGTGCTGAACGTCGACGAGCCGTTCTTCACGCGCATGGCGGGAGCGGGCGTCGGCGTGAATCTCGTGCTCGGCGTGCTCAACCTGTTTCCGCTGCCGCCGCTCGACGGCGGCCGCGTGCTGATGGCGCTGCTGCCGCCGCGGCAGTCCATCACGCTATCGCGCCTCGAACCGTACGGGTTTTTCATTGTGATGGCGCTGGTCATGACGGGCACGCTCACGCGATACTGGCTGAACCCGCTGGTCACGATCGGCTACAGCGCGATCACCGCCATTCTGACTCCCCTTGTTTCGCTTTTCTAG
- the dapA gene encoding 4-hydroxy-tetrahydrodipicolinate synthase yields the protein MTNGNQSSKLGSNDSVQIRGSIPAIITPMLEDGSLDLPAFRKLIDWHIAEGTNALVVVGTSGESATLSVEEHVLMVKTAVEHTAGRIPVIAGSGGNSTTEAIELTQQAKEVGADATLQVVPYYNKPTQEGIYRHFAKIAETVDLPVILYNVPGRTVADMSNDTILRCAQVPGIIGVKEATGNIDRAAHLIKSAPKHFGIYSGDDPTAIALMLLGGHGNISVTANVAPRAMSDLCKAALAADAKTAREIHLKLLSLHKNLFIESNPIPAKWALQQLGRVQGGIRLPLTPLDAQYHEVVRGALREAGLLG from the coding sequence ATGACTAACGGCAACCAAAGCAGCAAGCTCGGCAGCAACGACAGCGTTCAGATTCGCGGCAGCATTCCCGCCATCATCACCCCGATGCTCGAAGACGGCAGCCTCGATCTGCCGGCGTTTCGCAAACTGATCGACTGGCACATCGCGGAGGGCACGAACGCTCTCGTCGTGGTTGGCACGAGCGGCGAGTCGGCCACGCTGTCGGTCGAAGAACACGTGCTGATGGTCAAGACCGCAGTCGAGCACACGGCGGGCCGGATTCCGGTGATCGCGGGCTCGGGCGGCAACTCCACGACGGAAGCCATCGAACTCACCCAGCAGGCCAAGGAAGTCGGCGCGGACGCCACGCTCCAGGTCGTGCCCTACTACAACAAGCCGACGCAGGAAGGCATCTACCGCCACTTCGCGAAGATCGCCGAAACCGTCGATCTGCCGGTGATTCTGTACAACGTGCCGGGCCGCACCGTTGCCGACATGAGCAACGACACCATTCTGCGTTGCGCGCAGGTGCCGGGCATCATCGGTGTGAAGGAAGCGACCGGCAATATCGATCGCGCCGCGCATCTGATCAAGTCCGCGCCCAAGCATTTCGGCATCTACAGCGGCGACGATCCCACCGCGATCGCGCTGATGCTGCTCGGCGGCCACGGCAATATTTCGGTCACCGCCAACGTCGCGCCGCGCGCGATGAGCGATCTTTGCAAGGCCGCCCTGGCCGCAGACGCGAAGACCGCGCGTGAAATTCATCTGAAACTCCTGTCGCTGCATAAGAACCTGTTCATCGAATCGAATCCGATTCCGGCCAAATGGGCACTGCAGCAACTGGGTCGTGTGCAGGGCGGAATCCGCCTGCCGCTCACGCCGCTCGACGCGCAATACCACGAAGTGGTGCGCGGCGCGCTGCGCGAAGCGGGCCTGCTGGGGTAG